The following proteins are co-located in the Streptomyces bottropensis ATCC 25435 genome:
- a CDS encoding STAS domain-containing protein has product MPLPQLTVYRQDREIRALITLSGEIDLESVPLVRTSLERCLRDGIRAIDVDLISVTFCDCTGLNAFLRAAQQATVVGGTLRLHHPPPTLARILHLVGCGFLLLGLPFEHVPPPLVDTPATPVPAPPHSPVPLAPVLSGDVR; this is encoded by the coding sequence ATGCCCCTTCCCCAGCTCACCGTGTACCGCCAGGACCGAGAGATTCGGGCGCTGATCACCCTGTCCGGTGAGATCGACCTGGAATCCGTGCCCTTGGTGCGCACGTCCCTGGAGCGGTGCCTGCGGGACGGTATCCGCGCCATCGACGTCGACCTCATCTCCGTCACCTTCTGCGACTGCACCGGACTCAACGCATTCCTCCGCGCCGCGCAACAGGCCACCGTGGTCGGCGGGACCCTGCGACTGCACCATCCGCCACCGACTCTGGCTCGGATTCTCCACCTCGTCGGCTGCGGGTTCCTGCTCCTCGGCCTACCGTTCGAACACGTGCCACCTCCTCTCGTGGACACCCCGGCCACGCCCGTTCCAGCCCCGCCGCACAGTCCTGTCCCGCTTGCGCCTGTTCTCTCGGGCGATGTGCGATGA